In Flavobacterium endoglycinae, one DNA window encodes the following:
- the obgE gene encoding GTPase ObgE, with protein sequence MTEGNFVDYVKIYVSSGKGGKGSTHLHREKFIEKGGPDGGDGGRGGHVYLVGNKGLWTLFHLKFARHIKAGYGGDGGSDRSTGADGEDKFIEVPLGTVVKDKETGETLFEVTEHGEKKILAKGGKGGLGNWHFRSSTNQTPRYAQPGLPGVEMDVILELKVLADVGLVGFPNAGKSTLLSVLTSAKPKIADYPFTTLKPNLGIVAYRDFQSFVIADIPGIIEGAAEGKGLGHYFLRHIERNSTLLFLIPVDTADIKAEYDILVNELTKYNPEMLDKERLVVISKCDMLDDELKAELKAELDVSFKDVPYMFISSVAQQGLTDLKDRLWKMLNE encoded by the coding sequence ATGACAGAAGGAAATTTTGTAGATTACGTTAAGATATATGTTTCTTCCGGAAAAGGAGGAAAAGGATCTACGCATTTACATAGAGAGAAATTTATTGAAAAAGGTGGCCCTGACGGAGGTGATGGTGGTCGCGGTGGACATGTGTATTTAGTGGGGAATAAAGGGCTTTGGACATTATTTCATTTAAAATTTGCACGCCACATTAAAGCAGGATATGGAGGTGATGGAGGTTCTGACAGAAGTACCGGAGCTGATGGAGAAGATAAATTTATTGAAGTGCCGCTGGGAACTGTTGTAAAAGACAAAGAAACTGGAGAAACACTTTTTGAAGTTACAGAACATGGCGAGAAAAAGATTCTAGCCAAAGGAGGAAAGGGAGGATTAGGAAACTGGCATTTTAGAAGTTCAACTAATCAAACACCTCGTTATGCACAGCCAGGTTTGCCAGGAGTTGAAATGGATGTTATTCTGGAACTTAAAGTTCTGGCTGATGTTGGATTGGTTGGTTTTCCTAATGCGGGAAAATCTACTTTATTGTCTGTGCTGACTTCGGCAAAACCAAAAATTGCAGATTATCCATTTACCACTTTAAAACCCAATTTAGGAATTGTAGCCTATAGAGATTTTCAATCTTTTGTCATTGCCGACATTCCGGGAATTATTGAAGGTGCTGCAGAAGGAAAAGGTTTAGGACATTATTTTCTTCGTCATATCGAACGAAACTCTACTTTATTGTTTTTAATTCCTGTTGATACAGCAGATATTAAAGCAGAATATGATATTTTGGTAAACGAATTGACCAAATACAATCCAGAAATGCTAGACAAAGAACGTCTTGTTGTGATTTCAAAATGTGATATGCTTGATGACGAATTGAAGGCGGAGCTGAAAGCAGAATTAGATGTTTCTTTTAAAGATGTTCCTTATATGTTTATTTCTTCTGTTGCCCAGCAAGGTTTAACCGATTTAAAAGACAGGCTTTGGAAAATGCTTAATGAATAA
- a CDS encoding S46 family peptidase — MKKIILFFTMCLMAFPVRADEGMWFLMFIERLNHRDMEKMGLQLTAEEIYSINHHSLKDAIVQFNGGCTAEIVSNSGLVLTNHHCGYSAIAELSTAEQNHLKNGFWAKNRSEELKPKSLYVRFFVRMDDVSKRILSKVNDTMTETERNKIIQQEIALIEKENSENGKYTVSVRPFFQGNEYYYFVYQDYTDVRLVGTPPESVGKFGGDTDNWEWPRQTGDFSMFRVYADKDGNPAAYSKDNVPLQPKHYLPVSLKGVKENDFAMILGYPGRTNRWMPAGGIEQNIKYAYPAWVEGAKTSMDVMKKYMDKDATVRLQYASKYASTANYWKNRQGMIDALTKAGTVDTKTEQEDKFYEWATKPANKEKYENVIPTINDYYRETNLKARHDNYLMQVLRTSSYATGPANLGNALIAYFNENEAKRAEMLPKINTMIDNIYGDFYEPLEKEVLIAQLNLYAAKAAEYGLAPQIAKMKTTNNGDFTADVNTATQQSYFTSKEKIKAFMADPKPLAIAHDPLYIISNDLLTKYRSKTDDQAKADDGFATAYRELVEGLRESKLNAIKYPDANSTLRLTYGKVRALPADPRNDAKINNYTTMESMVKKYKAGDQEFDLPARLLELNKKKDFGQYADKAGYMPVNFLTDNDITGGNSGSPVLNGKGELIGIAFDGNIEAMAGDVIFDSNLQRTINVDIRYVLWIIDKYAGAKNIIDELTIVK, encoded by the coding sequence ATGAAAAAAATAATTTTATTCTTTACCATGTGCCTTATGGCTTTTCCTGTAAGAGCTGATGAAGGAATGTGGTTTTTGATGTTTATCGAAAGACTGAACCATAGAGATATGGAAAAAATGGGCTTGCAATTAACAGCCGAAGAAATCTACAGTATTAACCACCACAGTTTAAAAGATGCGATTGTACAGTTTAACGGAGGTTGTACAGCAGAAATCGTATCAAATAGTGGTTTGGTTCTTACGAATCACCACTGTGGTTACAGCGCGATTGCAGAACTTTCAACTGCAGAACAAAATCATTTGAAAAATGGTTTCTGGGCAAAAAATCGTTCGGAAGAATTGAAGCCAAAATCTTTGTATGTTCGTTTCTTTGTACGTATGGATGATGTTTCTAAAAGAATCTTGTCTAAAGTAAATGATACTATGACAGAAACCGAAAGAAATAAAATCATTCAGCAGGAAATTGCTTTAATTGAAAAAGAAAACAGCGAAAACGGAAAATACACCGTTTCCGTTCGTCCTTTCTTTCAAGGAAATGAGTATTACTATTTCGTTTACCAAGATTACACAGACGTTCGTTTAGTGGGAACTCCGCCGGAAAGTGTGGGTAAATTTGGTGGAGATACTGATAACTGGGAATGGCCTCGCCAAACAGGAGATTTCTCTATGTTTAGAGTATATGCAGATAAAGATGGAAATCCTGCTGCATATTCTAAAGACAATGTGCCATTACAACCAAAACATTATTTACCAGTAAGTTTAAAAGGGGTAAAAGAAAATGATTTTGCTATGATCTTAGGATATCCGGGAAGAACAAATCGTTGGATGCCTGCTGGAGGAATTGAGCAAAACATTAAATATGCTTATCCTGCGTGGGTTGAAGGTGCAAAAACTTCAATGGATGTCATGAAAAAGTATATGGACAAAGATGCAACTGTTCGTTTACAGTATGCTTCTAAATATGCTTCAACAGCAAACTACTGGAAAAATCGTCAAGGTATGATCGATGCTTTAACAAAAGCAGGAACGGTAGACACAAAAACGGAACAAGAAGATAAATTCTATGAGTGGGCAACTAAACCTGCAAATAAAGAAAAATACGAAAATGTAATTCCAACGATTAATGATTATTACAGAGAGACGAATCTAAAAGCGCGTCACGATAATTATTTAATGCAGGTTTTACGTACTTCAAGTTATGCAACAGGTCCTGCAAATTTAGGAAATGCATTAATTGCTTACTTTAACGAAAACGAAGCTAAGAGAGCAGAAATGCTTCCGAAAATCAATACTATGATTGATAACATCTACGGAGATTTCTACGAGCCGTTAGAAAAAGAGGTGTTAATCGCCCAGCTAAATTTATATGCAGCAAAAGCGGCAGAATATGGTTTAGCTCCGCAAATCGCCAAAATGAAAACAACAAATAATGGTGATTTTACTGCTGATGTGAATACAGCGACACAACAAAGTTATTTTACTTCAAAAGAGAAAATAAAGGCATTTATGGCTGATCCAAAACCATTGGCAATTGCACATGATCCGTTGTATATCATTTCTAATGATCTTTTAACCAAATATCGTTCAAAAACAGATGATCAAGCTAAAGCTGATGATGGATTTGCAACGGCTTACCGCGAATTAGTGGAAGGTTTAAGAGAATCAAAATTAAACGCCATTAAATATCCAGATGCTAACTCTACATTGAGATTAACATACGGAAAAGTTCGTGCTTTACCTGCAGATCCTCGTAATGATGCTAAAATCAACAACTATACTACAATGGAAAGTATGGTTAAAAAATACAAAGCAGGAGATCAGGAATTTGACTTACCAGCTCGTTTATTAGAGTTGAACAAGAAAAAAGATTTCGGACAATATGCTGACAAAGCTGGTTACATGCCGGTAAACTTTTTAACAGATAATGATATTACTGGAGGAAATTCTGGTTCACCAGTTCTTAACGGAAAAGGAGAATTAATCGGAATCGCTTTTGATGGAAATATCGAAGCAATGGCAGGTGATGTTATCTTTGATTCAAATTTACAAAGAACGATCAACGTAGATATTCGTTATGTGCTTTGGATTATCGACAAATACGCCGGTGCTAAAAACATTATCGATGAATTGACGATTGTAAAGTAA